A window of Paenibacillus phoenicis genomic DNA:
TCGCTTGGGTCGGACGGCTGGAGCCCAACAAAAATTGGGAGTTGTTCCTGAAAATTGCTTCCGCCCTACACCGCCAACGTCCACAGATGGAAATTTGGATGTTCCTTGATTATCAGCTCCCGTCCGAGGAGACGAAAAACCGGTTTTGGCAGTATGTTAAACGCTTGGGGCTAGAGCCTAAACTCAAATTGTATCCAAATACCCCTAACCGGGAGATGCCCTATTATCTATCCCGCGTCGGCGATTCAGGCGGACTGATGATCTCCACATCTACCCTGGAGGGCTTCGGCTATGCCGTTGCCGAGGCCTTAGCTTGCCGTTGTCCCGTGCTTACCACCGATTCCGATGGCGTACGTCTTTTTATCAAGCATAATGAAACGGGAAAGTTCTTCGCGTACCCGCAAGTGGGCCAAGCGGTTGCCAGAGCGTTGGAGCTGATGGACCATCACGGGCAGCGGGAGAAGATCCGCAGCATGGGGGAACAGCATATCCACCAGTGGCTGTCGCCGCAGCAGTATGCTGATTCGTTCCGCCAAATGCTGCAAAGCTTAGGAGTAAAATAAAGAAGCGAATGAAAGAACCTCCAGTGATCTGGAGGTTCTTTTGTCGGCAATTTTTCTGCAAAATGCATATACTATTGGGGAACCGCCTATGAGGTAGACGCCGTTTCCAAAGCCAACTTCAGCTTCTTCTCATTTTCAAGGAGGCCCGGATCCTCGGGCAAATAGCGAAGCGCCTCCCGGTTATGCTCATAAGCCTGACGTAAATGGCCGAGCTGCGCATAACACAAACATAACCGGCTATGCGGCAACCATGTCCGGGACGCTGAATGAACGATCGCTGTCCAACTGCCAACATTGGCATTCTGTATCGCCTGACCGTACCAATAGATTGCCATCGCCCATTCTTGCCGATCCTCCATGCAGTTGCCGATAGCACAGCAAATTTCCGAACTTGGAATATGAAATTGGAGGGATCGCAGCAGCGTCTCCAGTTTTTGTCGCTCGCGTCCCAAAAAACCATAGCAATCCGCTAAACGGGCGCAAGCTAGAATCAGATCATCCCGGTTTGCCTTCGGATCGAGGAGGAACTCCGCAAAATGCGGTACGGCTTCCTCATATCGACCGGCATCTGCCAGCTCGCATGCAAAGTGGAAACGCAGGCGTCCTTGCAGTACGCCGCCGGAAGCCAAATGATGCTCGATGATCTTTAGATTCCGTCCGGAATGGCTCCCGGTTCCGCGATGGGTCACAGCAATATCCGTCAGCAGCTGTTTCCCGTCCGCGACATCCAGGTATTCGTGTACGATGCCAATCCAGCGGTAATTCCGGCTCCGTTTGACCAATCGGTTCCGCCGAGTGAAGGCCAGCGGTGCTCCGGTCTGCTCCTCCTCGTGGAGCACATAATTCATCAGGACCGCGTCGATGTCAGAACTCAATTCTTGCTTTAACCGAAGGAGCTTGGCGCGGTTGGGTTCGGTGAATACATCGTCAGCATCCATCCAGAGAATGTATTCACAGGTTGCCAAAGAAAAACTGAAATTCCGCGCGGCCGCAAAATCCTCCCGCCAGGCGAACTCGTACACCTTGGCCCCGAATTCCGCGGCCACCTCCTTCGTGCGGTCGGTTGATCCCGTATCCACGATCACGATTTCGTCCGCCAAATCCGCGACGGACTTTAGACATACAGGCAAACGGGCTTCTTCATTTTTGACAATCATACATAAACTTATCGTGATCAGTTCAGGAACCCTCCCTCCCGCAGCAGCTCAGCCACTTCGGCTTTATCAAGCAAAGACGCATTGGAATTGTATTCAGAGAACAGTTCGCGAGGCAAGCTGGAATAATGGGCAATGAGCTCCTTGGAGCTGGGAGGAAGAATGACGTAATATTGATCGCTATATTTGAGCGTATAGGGAGCTTCGTACCGAGAGACCAGCACCTCATGCAGCTTCTCTCCAGGCCGAATGCCGATTTCCTGCACCGGGACGTGATGTCCGACATAATGCTCCGCAAGCACCTCAGCAATATCGATGATGCGGCAGGCCTTCATTTTCATCACGAACGTTTCGCCCCCGATGGCTGTCGTGGCTGCTTTAAGCAGAAGATCGATCGCCTGGGATAAGGTCAGGAAGAAGCGCGTCATCTCCCGGGCGGTAATCGTTAAGTCTTTCCCGTCCCGCAGCTGGTTGATGAACAGTGGAACCACGCTGCCGTTCGTCCCAAGCACGTTCCCCCCGCGGATACAAGTGAACCGGGTATGCTCGCTTAAATCGTTCGCACGAATCATCAGCTTCTCCCCGATCGCTTTGGTCATCCCGTACGTATTTGTCGGATCCACCGCTTTGTCGGTGGACACGTCGATCACCTTGATGACCTTATTCGCGATGCTCGCCTGAATGATGTTTTCCGTTCCGAGCACATTGGTCTTGAGCGCTTCTTCCGGCTGGAATTCGCAAACCGGCACATGTTTTAAAGCTGCCAGATGGAAGACATAATCCACTCCCTTACTCGCCGCTTCCACCGCCGCGTAATCACGGACATCACCGATCAGATACCGCATTGAGGCGTGCCCGCTAAATTCCCGCTGCATTAAGACCTGAGCGTATTCGTTTCTCGAGAAAATGCGGATTTCCCGCGGTCCCTCTTGCAACAGTCTCCTTGTCAGCCTTTTCCCCCAGGATCCGGTCCCCCCGGTAATTAACACGGTCTTGTCTCTGAACATCTATATACCTTCCTTTCGTAACTAGATTCATCGGGAAATTCCGTTTTGAGCGGATCCTGATTTTCCGCCCCCCAGCGTAACGATCCGCGCTTTGCCTTGTATACCGGCGGCCGCATTTCGCGTATCGAATACAAATGGCGCGTGCTTCACGACATCCTCCAGCGGCAATCCGCGGTGACGGACGGCGATCACCACGCCGTCCGAGGAGGCTAAGCGCTCCGCTGTCAACTCCACCGAATACAGCTTGATTCCGCTGATCTCCACTTCTGGAATCAACGGATCGTGATAATCGACTATTGCACCAGCGGCCATGAGCAGCCGAATCAGCTCAAGCACGCTCGATTCGCGGATATCGGCGACATCCTCTTTAAACGTAATTCCGAGCACCAAAATCCGCTTACCGGCAAGAGAGCTACCGTTCAATTCTTCCTGCAGCCTGGACACGATGTACCCTGGCATGTCGCGGTTAATCCGCGAGCTGATCTCGATAAATGAGCTTTCCATCCCTAACTGCTGTGCTTTCCATTGCAGATAGATCGGATCCACCGGGATGCAATGTCCGCCTACGCCGGGGCCGGGATAAAACGCCTTAAAGCCAAACGGCTTGGAAGAGGCCGCCTCCACCACTTCCCAAACGTTGATTCCCATTTGATCGCAGAGCAAAGCAAACTCATTGATGAAAGAAATGTTCACGAAACGAAAGGTGTTTTCCAGCAGTTTCGCCATCTCAGCCGTTTCCGTCGAGGATACCCGCACCACGGTGCGAAAGCCCGCACGATAAAGCTCCTCCATCCGATCCGCGCAAGCAGCGGTAATCCCGCTGACGATCTTAGGAATATCTCTCAGGGAGTAACGGCGGCTTCCGGGATTCACCCGTTCCGGTGAAAAGCCGACAAAAAACTCCGTCCCCAGGTGTAGACCGCTTTTTTGCAACAGCGGCAAAATCACTTCCCGGGTGGTTCCGGGGTAAGTAGAGCTTTCCAATGCGACCAACTGCCCGGGCTTAAGATGCTTCCCGATGTTTTCTGCGGCATCGACCAGATAGGTCAAGTCCGGCACATGCTGTTCCGTCAACGGAGTCGGCACGCAAATAATGATTGCTTCTGCGCTTGCGATCTCGGCGAAGTCCGGAGATACCGTCAATTGCTGCGTATAGGTATATCGTTTGATTTTCTCATCGGGAACGTCAGCGATGTAACTTCGTCCCTGTTGCAAAAGCTGTAATTTCTTTTCGTCCTTGTCGATGCCGATGACGCGAAAACCCTGGTCTAGATACGTTTCGGCCAAAGGAAGACCAACATATCCCATACCGACGATGGCAATGATTCGTGACAACATCCATCTCCCCTTTCGCTTGAAGTTTGACCGTAAGGACGTGCCTCGCGCTCACTTTCGTGTATTTTTAACCGACGATGGAACGGATCATTTGAAGGAGCTGCAGAGTACGAACGGAGGTCGTATGTTTCTCCCGGACGAACTCATACCCTTGACCGCTGATCTTCGCCCGCAGCGATTCGTTGCTTGGATGCAAATAGAAATGAATTTTGGCGAGAAAATCCCGCTCCGACACGGCCACATAATGTACGCCGGACCTGAACCCAAGCGCGCGTAGATCAGCGTTCTCGGGAGCGAGCAGCAGCGTGTTGCAAGCGAGTACCTCAAAATATTTGCGAAGCGGATAATGGAATTTGGAATCGCAAGTCAGGAAGATCTTGGATCGGTTCACTTCAAGCGCAAAGCCTCGCGCTACAAGCGCCTGGGCATCGGATTCGAAGTCCGTATAGCCGGGATGGCTGTGACATACAAAGCCGGGATATCCGGTCAAAGCCGTTTTCATCTTATGGCGCAACGGGTATACCTTCGGGTTAGTTGCCCCCATAAGCAGAACGTTGATGTTTTTCCGGCGTCGATAATCCCTGAACACGGTAGGTTCTACAAAATGGGGCAGCCAATAAAGACGGCCCTTGAACTCGGGATACCGCTCCCGGAACGCTTGCCGATACATCACAAAGATGGTGGCAGAGGGGTAACGCCGCAGGAACTCTCGTCGCTGCTCGACTTTGGCATGCAGATCATGCATGATCATGCCCCAAGGTAACTTCAAATGTTCCAGCCCCTCAACTGGAGGGCAATAAGAGGCATGAAACCGATCGTTAAACAGAACAAAATCGGGCTGAAAGGGAGCTCGCCGGAGAATAGCCCGTACCTCTCCGCCCTGATGATCCAAGGCCAAATCGGCATATTTTCGCAGTTCCAACTGCATGTAGTGAAAATTCCGTTCCAAATATCGACTGAAATCCTTCGTTACGAACAAAATCTTTAGCCGCTTCATTCCTTCAAATCCTTTTCTATCGGAGCTTATATCCTTCGTTTAGCAGAAAACCTGCCCGGGTCACCCCGAGGCAGGCTTTCTGGGTACAACCTAACCCTGTTGGGCAATGCCTACAAATGATTCTGGACCGTTTCGGACTGCCGTTGTTGCTCCAGAGATAAAGGACGTATAAACGGTTTCCGGAGCAGCCGGAGCCTGAAGGTCGGCGGCTACGAAAGACGTGACTTCTGTGGAAGCGGCGCTGCTAACGCCGCCGTCGAGGGTAAAGATGACATTGGCTGGAACGTACGTTGCACCGCGAACGATCTCAATCGTAAACGTATCGCCGACGTCTCCCAGAATTCCGATAGTACCCGACAGCAAAACAATCGGATTCGGAACGTTCTGCGTTTGCAGGCCGATAATCCCGAACAATGCAGGAGTATCTGTGAGCGGAGTTCCGGGGAATCCGGGCTGGTTGGAGTTCACGGAGCTTCTGGCATCAAGAAAGACACCCATCTTTTAAATCACCACCTTCTTGTAATCTAGTACAGGTTATGAACCGATGAAGGTTTTGGTATAGACATCTTTATCAAGATAACCGCTTATTTTGTCTCTTTAGGATTCGTCGATATCTTGGCCCGGTCCGCTTGAATCGTTAAGAAGTCGCGATAAGATGGGTCAGCGCATCCCGGTAACGATTCTGGATGAACCGGATCTCCGCCGAGATCGCCGCTTGATGGCGCAGCGTCCCCATCCCCGAATGGCGCCGGTAGGAAATGAGCGGGACGTTCAAATAAGGAAAAGCCGTACGAGAGAGCATTACTCGATGCCACAGATCGTAGTCGTGAGTGTACGGCAGGCCTTCATCAAACAGTCCCACGCGCTCAATCAAGCTGCGTCTCATCATGACAGTACATCCGTTAATCGGGTTGCCGCTGTACAACGTGTTCGCCAGCTCTCGCATCCCCAGGGGTTGCATGCCGGCATTGTATTGAGTGATTCGGCCATGCTCATCGATGTAGTGGAAATTGGTATGGGAAATTTCAGCGCCTTGCCCCAGCATGAAACTTAATTGCATTTCGACTTTCTGAGGCGCAAACAGATCGTCCGAGCTAAGCCACGCGATATACTCCCCGGAAGCGTGTCGGATACCGTGGTTCAGCGCAGAGGCCGTTCCCCCATTCGCCTTGCCCAAATAATAGATATGACCGCGGTAAGGCGCGAGCCGCTCGGCGTGGACAGTCGAACCGTCATCCACAACGATAATCTCCGTATGCGGATACGTTTGACTCAGTGCACTTTGCACCGCCTGTTCAATATAGGGACAGTTATAGAAAGGAATAATGATACTAACGCGCGGATTCATGACGATTCGGCCCCCTCTTTGCGAAAATAGTCCAGAATGTCCAGCAGCGATTGTTCCCAGGCCACGCTAGCCCGCCACCCCAAGTCCCAGAGCGCCTGGGGAAGGGGCGGCTCGGCATGGGATACCGCTCCGTTTGCGGATGGAGGACCCGCTTGGATCCTCATATCCGTTACAGTTGTTAGCTGCGCGAAGTCCTCCACCAGCTCGGCCAAGCTCCGCTCCCGCCCGGAGCAGACCGGATACACCTCGCCGATCTCCCCTTGGCGCAGCAGCATTTCATAAGCGTCTACCGCGTCGCTCACGTCGAGGAAGTCGCGCCTAGCATCCGCCGCAGACAACTGGAAGGAGGGAGGGGACTCCCCGCGCTCCAGCCGGACGATATGCCGGGCGAGCAGAGAGCAAATCCCCGTTGACGGGCCGGCTCCAATCAAATTGCCCGGTTCTGCGATCAACACGCCAAGATGGAACAGCTTACCCCAGGCCAACGCGGACGCCTCTTGCAAAGTTTTGCTTA
This region includes:
- a CDS encoding glycosyltransferase family 4 protein, giving the protein MKVLFTFYVPSGGVETLNRLRCDALKRRNIEGHIMYLRPGSGLINTQQANIPVMVDPSDAELAQRLPQYDAVIATSDYWMPGRLRRLGFHKPIIFEIQGLGTREQAEQTLREGKEEILRNCQASLMPPTPHLIELASTYYPTLPKFVLMNPLDTRHFRHIAQPKYPVPIIAWVGRLEPNKNWELFLKIASALHRQRPQMEIWMFLDYQLPSEETKNRFWQYVKRLGLEPKLKLYPNTPNREMPYYLSRVGDSGGLMISTSTLEGFGYAVAEALACRCPVLTTDSDGVRLFIKHNETGKFFAYPQVGQAVARALELMDHHGQREKIRSMGEQHIHQWLSPQQYADSFRQMLQSLGVK
- a CDS encoding glycosyltransferase family 2 protein, which codes for MIVKNEEARLPVCLKSVADLADEIVIVDTGSTDRTKEVAAEFGAKVYEFAWREDFAAARNFSFSLATCEYILWMDADDVFTEPNRAKLLRLKQELSSDIDAVLMNYVLHEEEQTGAPLAFTRRNRLVKRSRNYRWIGIVHEYLDVADGKQLLTDIAVTHRGTGSHSGRNLKIIEHHLASGGVLQGRLRFHFACELADAGRYEEAVPHFAEFLLDPKANRDDLILACARLADCYGFLGRERQKLETLLRSLQFHIPSSEICCAIGNCMEDRQEWAMAIYWYGQAIQNANVGSWTAIVHSASRTWLPHSRLCLCYAQLGHLRQAYEHNREALRYLPEDPGLLENEKKLKLALETASTS
- a CDS encoding polysaccharide biosynthesis protein, yielding MFRDKTVLITGGTGSWGKRLTRRLLQEGPREIRIFSRNEYAQVLMQREFSGHASMRYLIGDVRDYAAVEAASKGVDYVFHLAALKHVPVCEFQPEEALKTNVLGTENIIQASIANKVIKVIDVSTDKAVDPTNTYGMTKAIGEKLMIRANDLSEHTRFTCIRGGNVLGTNGSVVPLFINQLRDGKDLTITAREMTRFFLTLSQAIDLLLKAATTAIGGETFVMKMKACRIIDIAEVLAEHYVGHHVPVQEIGIRPGEKLHEVLVSRYEAPYTLKYSDQYYVILPPSSKELIAHYSSLPRELFSEYNSNASLLDKAEVAELLREGGFLN
- a CDS encoding nucleotide sugar dehydrogenase — encoded protein: MLSRIIAIVGMGYVGLPLAETYLDQGFRVIGIDKDEKKLQLLQQGRSYIADVPDEKIKRYTYTQQLTVSPDFAEIASAEAIIICVPTPLTEQHVPDLTYLVDAAENIGKHLKPGQLVALESSTYPGTTREVILPLLQKSGLHLGTEFFVGFSPERVNPGSRRYSLRDIPKIVSGITAACADRMEELYRAGFRTVVRVSSTETAEMAKLLENTFRFVNISFINEFALLCDQMGINVWEVVEAASSKPFGFKAFYPGPGVGGHCIPVDPIYLQWKAQQLGMESSFIEISSRINRDMPGYIVSRLQEELNGSSLAGKRILVLGITFKEDVADIRESSVLELIRLLMAAGAIVDYHDPLIPEVEISGIKLYSVELTAERLASSDGVVIAVRHRGLPLEDVVKHAPFVFDTRNAAAGIQGKARIVTLGGGKSGSAQNGISR
- a CDS encoding glycosyltransferase, with protein sequence MKLPWGMIMHDLHAKVEQRREFLRRYPSATIFVMYRQAFRERYPEFKGRLYWLPHFVEPTVFRDYRRRKNINVLLMGATNPKVYPLRHKMKTALTGYPGFVCHSHPGYTDFESDAQALVARGFALEVNRSKIFLTCDSKFHYPLRKYFEVLACNTLLLAPENADLRALGFRSGVHYVAVSERDFLAKIHFYLHPSNESLRAKISGQGYEFVREKHTTSVRTLQLLQMIRSIVG
- a CDS encoding glycosyltransferase; translation: MNPRVSIIIPFYNCPYIEQAVQSALSQTYPHTEIIVVDDGSTVHAERLAPYRGHIYYLGKANGGTASALNHGIRHASGEYIAWLSSDDLFAPQKVEMQLSFMLGQGAEISHTNFHYIDEHGRITQYNAGMQPLGMRELANTLYSGNPINGCTVMMRRSLIERVGLFDEGLPYTHDYDLWHRVMLSRTAFPYLNVPLISYRRHSGMGTLRHQAAISAEIRFIQNRYRDALTHLIATS
- a CDS encoding SDR family NAD(P)-dependent oxidoreductase, whose translation is MGDRGTVLITGAGGFTGRHACQRFAAKGYRVFALVRKEAGLPANEKVAYIPCDLTDRAGVKQAIERTRPQYVLHLGGKNSVPDSWAEPILYMESNVMTTLYLLDALYSCGLGDTRILVAGSRLKFGLDRPLRPTHPYGLSKTLQEASALAWGKLFHLGVLIAEPGNLIGAGPSTGICSLLARHIVRLERGESPPSFQLSAADARRDFLDVSDAVDAYEMLLRQGEIGEVYPVCSGRERSLAELVEDFAQLTTVTDMRIQAGPPSANGAVSHAEPPLPQALWDLGWRASVAWEQSLLDILDYFRKEGAESS